The window AACCCTGCGGTACCGCCGTGCCACACCCCGCGCGCGAAACTGCTCGGCATCTCACCGGTCTTCGCCACCAGGAACGCCAGGTTGGCGTCGCCGAACATGGTGGCGTTCACGCCGGACGCGGTGGCCAGCAGGGCGGCCAGCCCGATGACGACGAAGCCGGCCCGGCCGAGCACCTGCCGCGCCGCTTCGGACAAGACGTGACCCTGGCTGGCGTCCATGGCGGGCAGCGTCATCGTCATCACCACGAGCGAGCTCACCACCACGTACACCGCCACCACGATGCCCAGGGCGGCGAACATCGCCCGCGGCAGTTCACGCGCCGGGTTGCGCATGTCGCCCGCGGAGTTGGTGACCACTCCGAATCCCTCGTAGGTGACGTAGAGCAGGCCGGCGGCGAACAGCACGCCCACGAATGAGTGGCCGGCATTGTCGGCGAAGCGGGCCGGATCGGCCTTCAGCGAGGCGAAGGCGACGAACGCGACGAGGATGACCAGTTCCACGCTGACAACCACGACCTCGGATCGTGCGACGAGCTTGTTGCCCGCCAGGTTCACCGCGACGATAACCGCGATTAGTCCCAATGCCGCTCAGTTAAGGTCATGGGCCGGTTGTCAACTGGCCGTTGATGGTGACGTCGACGGTGATCTTGTAGCTGTTGCGGTCGATGTCGCCTTTGGCGCGGTGTTTGGAGATGGCGCGTTTGACGACGCGGGGACTGGTTCTGCGGCGGTGGGCCGGGAGCAGGTGATCGAGCACGGCGTGGCCGATCTTGCCGATGAGGTCGATAGTGGTGTCGGCGATGACGCCGGCGGCCTGGATGACCTGGTCACGGGCGGTGTTGAGCGCGATGCTGAAGCCCGCGCGGTCAGTGGTGGCGGCGGCGGTGGCGGTGGCATCGGATATCGCGATGCGCAGCGCTTGGTAGGTGACCAGCAGGGCATAGATCTCCTGGGCGATCCCGTCGGGTGTGCGGGCGCGCAGCACCCGGCCGCCGAGGATGGTGGATTTCAGTTCCAGGTAGGAGGTTTCGATCTCCCACCGCTGGTGATAGAGGGCGACCAGTTCGGTGGCGGGGTATCGCCGGTGGTCGGTGAGGGTGGTGATCAGCAGGTAGCGCTCGCTGCGACGTGGGCCCCCGGCGAGTCGCACGGCGACCTGGGCGTCGATCACCCGCACGGTCGTCGTGTCAATCCGCGACAGCCACGAGCCGTCACCGCAGTGGCCGATCACGGGGAGTTTGCGGTTGGTCTTGGCGCGGAACAGCAGGTCAGCGCCCGTGGCGGCGACCTGCTCGATCAGGCCCGCGGCGGCGAAGTTACGGTCGGCGAGCAGCAGCATGCCCTGGCGGAGGCAGCCCAGAAGCTTTGGTGCATAGTTGGTTTCGCCCACGCTCAAGGTGCCGAAGACGGCACCCAGTACGGTGCGGGTGCCGCACGCGACCACGGTCAGCATCCGCAGCATCGGATACCCCGACGGGCCGTTGCCGCCGCCGACCCGGCCGAACGCGGCCAGATTCGACGCGGTGTCGGGGGTGAACATCGACGTGCCGTCGATCGCGCATACCAGCAGGCCCCGCCATCGCGCCGCACCGGCGGCCGGACCGCGGACCAGGTCGAACAGCTCCCGCAGCGGCTTGACACCGATGCGGCGACGGGCCTGCGCCAACGCCGAGGACACCGGATCGGCGACGTCGATCCCGTCCAGGCCCGCGGTCATCCGAGCCCACACCTGGCCGTAGCCGAGCTCGGCGAACAGCGCCGCCGCCAGCAGCAGGTACACCACCACCCGCGACGGCAACGCCCGCACCCTGGCCTGCACCGTCCGGGTCGATTCCAGCACCGCATCGACCATCTCGAACGGGACGATCTGGGTCAACCCACCGAGGTGACCGGGCGCGAACCGACCCGCACCAACCACCACCGAACCACGAATGACAGACTGAACAGACAGCGGAACTCCCAGGTGAGATGGTGTCTTTGGTCGGACAATCCATCCATACCGGGAGTTCCGCTGCCCCAACTCCCCGACACGCCGCACCCGTCACACTTGACCCAACAGTCACACCCTTAACTGAGCGGCATTGGGATTAGTCCGATGCCGACGGCCTTGCCGGCCCAGTCCGGCGCCCACCAGGGAAGCAGGGCCAGCAGGTAGCCGGCGAACCCGGAGGTATACAGAGCCATCGCGATGATCCAGCCGAGGAACTGGAAGTTGTTCAGCCCGCCGGCCACGATGCCGTCGCCGAAGCAGCGGATCAAGAACTGTGCGGCTCCACCGCGGCTGGGATAGCGCGCGCCGAGTTTCGCGTAGGAGTACACGCTGAAGACCGACACCACCCCGCCGATGAGGAAGGCCACCGGCAGCCACACCCCGGCTGTGGTCGAGGCCAGGCCGAGCAGGGTGTACAGCCCGGCGCCCATCATGCTGCCGACGCCGATCGCCGTTGCCCCCGCGACGCTGATCGATCCACTGGCCACCGTGCTGTTCTACCCGACGGTCGGCCGATCCGAATAACCAACCCCCCGGAGTTTGATGAATAATGCGCAGCATGGCGCACAAACCACCGACCGGGGTCATCGAGGCCGCACACGGCGAGCACCTGAACTCGCTGCCGTTCGAGGACACCGCCGACTTCGACGACACCGACCGCGGATTCATCGCCGCCTTGCAGCCGTGCGTGGTCACCGCCGCCGACGGCCGGGTGGTGTGGGACAACGACGTCTACGACTTCCTCGGCGGTGACGCACCCGCGTCGGTCCATCCCAGCCTGTGGCGGCAGTCCATCCTGGCTGCCAAGCAGGGTCTCTTCGAGGTGGTCGAAGGCATCTACCAGGTGCGCGGGTTGGACCTGTCCAACATCAGCTTCATCGAGGGCGACACCGGCGTCATCGTGATCGACCCGCTGATCTCCACCGAGACCGCGGCGGCCGCGCTCGAGCTCTACCGGGCCCATCGCGGAAATCGTGCCGTGAGCGCTGTCATCTACACCCACAGCCACGTCGACCACTTCGGCGGGGTGTTGGGCGTGACGACGCAGGCCGACGTCGACGCCGGCAAGGTCGCGGTGATCGCCCCCGAGGGATTTGTGAAACATGCGGTGCAGGAGAACGTCTACGCCGGCACGGCGATGGCGCGCCGCGCCTCCTACATGTACGGCACATTGCTCGACCGGGGGCCGCGCGGGCAGGTCGGGTGCGGGCTGGGTCAGCAGACCTCCACTGGTGAGGTCGCCATCATCGTGCCGACCATCGACATCACGACCACCGGCGAGACGCACACCATCGACGGTGTCGAGATCGAGTTCCAGATGGCGCCGGGCACAGAGGCGCCTGCCGAGATGCACTTCTACTTCCCGAAGTTCCGGGCGCTGTGCATGGCCGAGAACGCCACCCACAACCTGCACAACCTTCTGACCCTGCGGGGGGCGCTGGTGCGCGACCCGCACGCCTGGTCGGGGTATCTGACCGAGGCCATCGACACCTTCGCCGATCGCGCCGACGTGGTGTTCGCATCCCACCACTGGCCCACCTGGGGTCGGGACAACATCGTCAATTTCCTGTCGCTGCAACGTGATCTGTACGCCTACCTGCACGACCAGACGCTGCGGCAGCTCAACCAGGGCTACACCGGCATCGAGATCGCCGAGACCTTCCAGATGCCGCCGGCGCTGCACAAGGCCTGGCACGCGCACGGCTACTACGGCTCGGTCAGCCACAACGTCAAGGCCGTCTACCAGCGCTACATGGGCTGGTTCGACGGGAACCCCGGACGGTTGTGGGCGCACCCGCCCGAAGCGATCGGTCCCCGCTACGTCGAGGCGATGGGCGGTATCGCCCGGGTTGTGGAGATCGCGCGTGCCGCGTTTGACTCCGGCGACTATCGGTGGGCGGCAACCCTTCTTGATCATGCGATCTTCACCGACGAGAACCACGCGGGTGCCCGCGAGCTGTATGCGGACACCCTCGAGCAGCTCGGCTACGGGGCCGAATGTGCGACCTGGCGCAACTTCTTCGTCTCCGGTGCCACCGAGTTGCGTGACGGCAACTTCGGCACGCCGATGGGCGGCAATTCGATGGCGGTGCTCGAACAGCTCACCCCCGAGCAGATGTTCGACACCCTGGCGATCAGCGTGAACGGGCCGCGCGCCTGGGATCTCGACATCACCGTGGACCTGACGTTCACCGATGTCGCGGCCAACTACCGCCTGACCTTGCGAAACGGTGTGCTGGTCTACCGCAAGTGCCCCGCGGATGCGTCGACGGCCAGCGCCACCGCCACCTTGGCCAACAAGATGCGGCTGTTGGCCGCCGCCGCAGGCGATTTCACCTCGCCGGGACTGGAGACCAGCGGCGACGGCCAGGCTCTGCAGGCGTTGCTCGGTGTGCTGGATCGGCCGGATCCGAACTTCAACATCATCACCCCGTGACCGGGTTGCTCCCCGGAGCCGCGAGCAGACGCTGAGGTTATACATATCGGATGACTTCCCTCGATGGGCTGGATCTTTCGGCACTTGACCGGCACCTGCGCGCGGCGGGAATCCCGCGGGCCGGCGAACTGCGGGCCGAGTTCATCTCGGGCGGACGGTCCAACCTGACATTCCTGGTCTACGACGACGAGTCCAAGTGGGTGCTGCGCCGGCCGCCGTTGCACGGTCTGACGCCGTCGGCTCACGACATGGCCCGCGAGTACCGGGTGGTCGCCGCGCTGGCGGACAGCCCGGTACCGGTCGCGCGCGCGGTGACGATGCGTGACGACGACTCGGTGCTCGGCGCCCCGTTCCAGATGGTGGAGTATGTCCCCGGGCAGGTGGTGCGCACCCGCGCCGAACTTGAGGCGCTCGGCGGCCCGGAGGT is drawn from Candidatus Mycolicibacterium alkanivorans and contains these coding sequences:
- a CDS encoding IS4 family transposase; translated protein: MVGAGRFAPGHLGGLTQIVPFEMVDAVLESTRTVQARVRALPSRVVVYLLLAAALFAELGYGQVWARMTAGLDGIDVADPVSSALAQARRRIGVKPLRELFDLVRGPAAGAARWRGLLVCAIDGTSMFTPDTASNLAAFGRVGGGNGPSGYPMLRMLTVVACGTRTVLGAVFGTLSVGETNYAPKLLGCLRQGMLLLADRNFAAAGLIEQVAATGADLLFRAKTNRKLPVIGHCGDGSWLSRIDTTTVRVIDAQVAVRLAGGPRRSERYLLITTLTDHRRYPATELVALYHQRWEIETSYLELKSTILGGRVLRARTPDGIAQEIYALLVTYQALRIAISDATATAAATTDRAGFSIALNTARDQVIQAAGVIADTTIDLIGKIGHAVLDHLLPAHRRRTSPRVVKRAISKHRAKGDIDRNSYKITVDVTINGQLTTGP
- a CDS encoding amino acid permease, with protein sequence MASGSISVAGATAIGVGSMMGAGLYTLLGLASTTAGVWLPVAFLIGGVVSVFSVYSYAKLGARYPSRGGAAQFLIRCFGDGIVAGGLNNFQFLGWIIAMALYTSGFAGYLLALLPWWAPDWAGKAVGIGLIPMPLS
- a CDS encoding APC family permease is translated as MGLIAVIVAVNLAGNKLVARSEVVVVSVELVILVAFVAFASLKADPARFADNAGHSFVGVLFAAGLLYVTYEGFGVVTNSAGDMRNPARELPRAMFAALGIVVAVYVVVSSLVVMTMTLPAMDASQGHVLSEAARQVLGRAGFVVIGLAALLATASGVNATMFGDANLAFLVAKTGEMPSSFARGVWHGGTAGLFTAAGLTAAFVLFFPLAAVGQMASLAFLIVYGTVNLGHLRVWRETGAKPALLVTAVLLNLALFVLLLGYTVHTGPASTWITLLGVLVVSFAFEYGYRRRTGRRLRVEPSVG
- a CDS encoding alkyl/aryl-sulfatase; translation: MAHKPPTGVIEAAHGEHLNSLPFEDTADFDDTDRGFIAALQPCVVTAADGRVVWDNDVYDFLGGDAPASVHPSLWRQSILAAKQGLFEVVEGIYQVRGLDLSNISFIEGDTGVIVIDPLISTETAAAALELYRAHRGNRAVSAVIYTHSHVDHFGGVLGVTTQADVDAGKVAVIAPEGFVKHAVQENVYAGTAMARRASYMYGTLLDRGPRGQVGCGLGQQTSTGEVAIIVPTIDITTTGETHTIDGVEIEFQMAPGTEAPAEMHFYFPKFRALCMAENATHNLHNLLTLRGALVRDPHAWSGYLTEAIDTFADRADVVFASHHWPTWGRDNIVNFLSLQRDLYAYLHDQTLRQLNQGYTGIEIAETFQMPPALHKAWHAHGYYGSVSHNVKAVYQRYMGWFDGNPGRLWAHPPEAIGPRYVEAMGGIARVVEIARAAFDSGDYRWAATLLDHAIFTDENHAGARELYADTLEQLGYGAECATWRNFFVSGATELRDGNFGTPMGGNSMAVLEQLTPEQMFDTLAISVNGPRAWDLDITVDLTFTDVAANYRLTLRNGVLVYRKCPADASTASATATLANKMRLLAAAAGDFTSPGLETSGDGQALQALLGVLDRPDPNFNIITP